TGCATCTGTCATCGTGAAGATCCCACCCCGCGCCGCCCGGGCGGCGCGGGGTGGAACCCGTCAAACTCCAGTCCGCGACACTCAGGCCGCGGGGGCAGCCTCGGCCGCGGCGGCTTCGGCCGCCGTGTCGACCGGCAGTTCCTCGGCGGCGCCGAAATCCTGGCCCGACGCGCCCATCTTCGTCGAGATGCCGATCAGCACCCCGCCCCACACCAGTTCTCAACTACAGGGCGATGGCCGCGGATGGCAATCTTCTATTTTCCGGGATCTGGAAAGTCACCGCCGCGCGGATCGGAATTGCCTGTCCAGGATCGCGACGACCGGGATGCCCAGCTTGTTGGCTTCCTCGACGGCCAGCTTCTCCTTGTTCGTGTCGATCACGAACAGGATGTCCGGCAGGCCGCCCATCTCCTTGATACCACCCAGCGACCGCTCCAGCTTCTCGCGGTTGCGGGTGATGTCCAGGATTTCCTTCTTCGTCAGGCCGTGCGTGTCCCCGGTCAGCATGTCGTCGATCTGGCGCAGGCGCTTGATCGAACCGGTGATGGTCTTCCAATTCGTCAGCATGCCGCCCAGCCAGCGGTGGTTGACGTAATACTGGCCGGACCGCTTCGCGGCCTCGGCGATCTGGTCGGCGGCGGCGCGCTTGGTGCCGACGAACAGGACGCGGCCACCGCCGGCGACGGTGTCACGGATCGCCTTCAGCGCGCGGTCCAGCATCGGCACCGTCTGCTGCAGATCGATGATGTGAACCTGGTTGCGCACGCCGAACAGGAACGGCGCCATGCGCGGGTTCCAGCGGCGGGTGTGGTGTCCGAAATGAACGCCGGCTTCCAGCAGCTGGCGCATCGTGAAATCGGGCATAGCCATGATCGGCCAAATCCTTGATCTTCTGGTTGGTCCTCCGCGAAGCGCCGGTCCCGGGGGAAATCCCGCAGGACACCAGAGGCACTGCTTCGCGTGCGAATTGCCGGCCGAGGGGCCGACGGGCGTCGATATGACCTTTTTTGCCGTGCAATGCAAGCGCGGCGCGGCGGGAAACTGCCCCTACCCCTGATCCTATCCCTGTTCGACCCGGGCCACGCCGGCGACGGCCTTGATCATCTGCGCCATGCGCGGCGTGACGCGATAGGCGCCGCCCAGCCGCACCTCGACATCGCGGGTTTCGGCCACCGACGGCAGCAGGATGACCTTGCCGCGCCCCCCCTTCTCCTCGGACAGGATGGCGTGGATCGGGGTGATCGCGTCCTCGCGGTCGAACCAGATGCGCAGTTCCGCCGCCGCGTCGGCCGCCGCCTGTTCCAGCGCCACCACGTCGCTGCCGGTGATGCGCAGGGCCTCGCCGTCCAGGCGCAGATCGGCCGTCACCAGCACGGCGGTGCCGGCGGTCAGGATGTCGCGGGTGCGCGACAGGACCTCGGAAAACAGCGTGACCTCGCACCCGCCGCTGGAATCGGACAGGCGCACCCAGGCCATCTTGCTGCCGGTGCGGGTCGGGCGTTCCTTGCGGTCGACCACGCAGCCGGCGATCTTGACCCGCGTCAGCCCGGCCTGGGCGGCGGCCTCCAGCGCCGTGGCGCGCACGGCCCCCAGCCGGCGCAGCAGCAGGCCGTAGGAATCGAGCGGATGCGCCGTCAGGTGGAAGCCGATGGCCTCGGCCTCCATCCCCAGCCGTTCGAATTCCGGCCAGTCGGTCACGTCCGGCAGGCGCAGCGGTTCCGGCGCCGGCGTGGGCCCTCCGCCGCCGAACAGGCCGATCTGGCCGCTCGCGGCCTCCTGCGCCTTGGTGTTGGCGCGGCGCAGGACCGTCTCCGCCGCCGCCGCGACCAGGGCGCGGTTGGGCACCACCGTGTCGAAGGCCCCGGCCTTGGCCAGGTTTTCGATCTGCATCTTGTTCAACTGGCGCGGGTCCACACGCGCCGCCAGGTCCGACAGGTCGGCGAACGGACGGTCGCCGCGCGACGCCACCAGGGCCTCCATCGCCGCGAATCCGACCTTCTTGACCGCCGCCAGCGCGTAGCGGATGCCCAGGCGGCCGTCGGCCAGGCGCTCGACGGTGAAATCCGGCCCCGAAGCGTTGATGTCGGGCGGCAGGACGGGAATGCCCAGCCGCTCGGCCTCCTGCCGCAGGGCCGCCAGCTTGTCGGTCTTTTCCCGCGCCAGAGACATGCAGGCGGCCAGGAACGGCACCGGATGGTTCGCCTTCATCCACGCCGTCTGGTACGACACCAGCGCATAGGCGGCGGCGTGGGATTTGTTGAAGCCGTAATCGGCGAACTTGGCCATCAGGTCGAAGACCTCGGCCGCCTTCTCGGGGTCGATGCCGCGACCGACCGCGCCCTCGGTGAAGATCTCGCGCTGCTTGTCCATCTCGGCGCGGATCTTCTTGCCCATCGCGCGGCGCAGCAGGTCGGCGCCGCCCAGGCTGTAGCCCGCCATCTTCTGGGCGATCTGCATCACCTGTTCCTGGTAGACCATGATGCCGTAGGTCTCTTCCAGGATCGAGCGGATCTCCTCGTGCGGGGGCTCCCACGCCTCGCCGTGCTTGCGGCGGCAGTAATCGGGGATGTTGGCCATGGGGCCGGGACGGTAGAGCGCCACGGCGGCGATCAGGTCCTCCAGCCGCGTCGGGCGCATCTGCTTCAGCACGTCGCGCATGCCCGCGCCTTCGAACTGGAACACGCCGCCCGTGTCGCCGCGCGCCAGCATCTCGTACGTCGGGGCGTCGTCCAGCGGCAGCGTGGTCAGATCGACCGTCACGTCCAGCCCCTTCAGGAACTGGCAGGCGCGCTGCAGGATGGTCAGGGTGGTCAGGCCCAGGAAGTCGAACTTCACCAGCCCCGCCTGCTCGACGAACTTCATGTTGTACTGGGTGACCAGCATGTCGCTCTTGGGATCGCGGTAGAGCGGCACCAGTTCGACCAGTTGCCGGTCGCCGATCACGACGCCGGCCGCATGGGTGCTGGCGTGGCGGTACAGCCCTTCGAGCTGGAGCGCGATTTCCATCAGGCGGCGGATCGCCTCGTCGGTATCGCGCATCTCCTGCAGGCGGGGCTCGCCGTCGATCGCCTGTTTCAGGGTCACGGGCTTGGCCGGATTGTTGGGGATCAGTTCCGCGACCTTGTTGACCATGCCGAACGGCAGGCCCAGCACGCGGCCCACGTCGCGTACCGCCGCCCGGGCCTGCAGCTTGCCGAAGGTGATGATCTGCGCCACGCGGTCGGGACCGTATTCGCCGCGGACGTAGCGGATGACCTCGTCCCGCCGGTCCTGGCAGAAATCGATGTCGAAGTCGGGCATCGACACGCGTTCGGGGTTCAGGAACCGTTCGAACAGCAGGTTGAAGGGAATCGGGTCGATATCGGTGATCGTCAGCGCCCAGGCCGCCAGCGACCCCGCCCCCGATCCGCGCCCCGGCCCCACCGGAATGTCATGCGCCTTCGCCCACTGGATGAAGTCCGCGACGATCATGAAATAGCCGGGGAAGCCCATCTTCGCGATGATATCCAGCTCGAACGTCAGCCGGTCGCGATAGACCTGACGGGTCGCGTCATCCATGTCCATGCGCGCCAGCCGGCGGGCCAGCCCGTCCTCGGCCATGGCGCGCAGGGTCTGCTCCTCGGTCGCGCCCGGCTGCACCTTGGGGCAGACCGGCAGCAGGGGCTTGCGGGTTTCCACCCGCACCGCGCAGCGCCGGGCGATGGCCAGCGTGTTGTCGCAGGCTTCCGGCAGGTCCGCGAACAGGTCGCGCATCATCGCGGGGGGCTTGAACCAATGTTCCGGCGTGACCCGCCAGCGGTCGCGCTCGGCCATCGTGCGGCCCTGGGCGATGCACAGCAGCGCGTCATGCGCCTCGTACATCTCCGGCCGGGGGAAGAAGCATTCGTTGGTCGCGACCAGCGGCAGGCCCATCCGGTCGGCCAGCGCGATCATGCCGGGTTCGACCGCCTTTTCGACCGGCAGCCCGTGCCGGTGCAGTTCGACCGCCAGCCGGTCTCCGAAGGCGGCGTGCAGCCGTTCCAGCCACTGCGCGACCTCGTCCTGCTGCCCGTCGGCCAGCATGCGGAACAGCGGGCCGCGCGTGCCGCCGGTCAGCAGGATCAGTCCCTCCGCCCGCTCGCACAGCACGTCCAGCGTCACCGTCGGCTCGGCGGTGTCGCCCGTCAGGAACCCCTGCGAAGACAGGTATTGCAGGTTCATCAGCCCGGTTTCGTCCTGCGCCAGCAGGACGACGGGCTCGGCCGGCGCGCCGGGCTTGTCGTTGCGCGGCGGCAGGCCGACCTGACAGCCGATGATCGGCTGCACCCCCTTGCCCGAGCAATATTGCGAGAATTCCAGCGCCCCGAACAGGTTGCCGGTATCGGTGATCGCCACCGCCGGCATGCGCATGTCCTGCGCCAGGGACGCGATCTCGGGGATGCGGATCGCCCCCTGGCTGAGCGAATAGGCGGAATGAACGCGAAGATGGACGAAATCGGCGTGGGGCATGGCGCGATCCTACGCCACGGGGGCCACGTCCACCAACCGTCCGTCGCGCAGGGTCACGACGCGGTCCATGCGGGCGGCCAGGGCCTCGTTATGGGTCGCGATCAGGGCGGCCACGCCCTCGCCCCGGACCATGCGCAGCAATTCGTCGAACACCGCGTCCGAGGTGTGGACGTCCAGGTTGCCGGTCGGTTCGTCCGCCAGCAGGATGCCCGGCCGGTTGGCCAGCGCGCGGGCGATGGCCACGCGCTGCTTTTCGCCCCCCGACAGGCGACCGGGCAGATGGTCCAGCCGGTGCGCCAGCCCGAACGAGCCCAGCAGCGCGTCCGCCCGGGCACGGGCGTCGGCCCTGGCCACACCCGCGATCAGTTGCGGCAGCACCACGTTTTCCCGCGCCGTGAATTCCGCCAGCAGGTGATGGAACTGGTAGACGAAGCCGATGCGGCGGCGGCGGATGGCCGTGCGCCCGGAATCGTCCAGGCGCCCCGCATCCTGGCCGCCGACCAGGACCTGCCCGCGATCAGGGGATTCCAGCAATCCGGCCAGATGCAGCAGGGTCGATTTGCCGGTGCCCGACGGCGCGACCAGGGCCACGATCTCGCCCGCGCGCAGGGTCAGGTCCGCGCCCTGCAGCACGTCCAGCCGCTCGTCCCCGCTGTGGAACGTGCGCCAGACGTCGGACAGCACCAGCGGGTCCCGGCCAGCCTCATTCACGGTCTCACTCATGGCGCAGGGCCTCGACGGGATCGGTCCGGGCGGCACGCCAGGACGGGTAGAGCGTGGCCAGCAGCGACAGGACCAGCGCCATGACGATGACCTCGGACACCTGGGACCAGACCAGCTTGGCCGGCAGATGTTCCAGGTAATAGATTTCCGGGTTGAACAGGTTGGTCCCGGTCAGCGATTGCAGCCCCTGCCGGATGCGTTCGATATTCAGGCAGAACACGATGCCCAGCACGGTGCCGACCACCGTGCCCGTCACGCCGACCGAGGCCCCGCACATCAGGAAGATGCGCATGATCGCCCCCCGGCTGGCGCCGATGGTGCGCAGCACCGCGATGTCGCCGGTCTTGTCCTTGACCATCATGATCAGGGACGAAATCACGTTGAAGGCCGCCACCAGCACGATCAGGGTCAGGATCAGGAACATCACGTTCTGTTCCACCGTGACCGCGCCGAAGAAGGCGTTGTTGCTCTGTGTCCAGTCCAGCACGCGGATGCGCGGGTCGGCGACGGCCTGCTCGATCGCCATGCGCACCGGCTGGACGTTCGTCGCATCCCGGGTCGTCACCTGGACCTGCGTCACCTGGGCGGGCATTTCGAAATAGATCTGCGCCGCCGGCAGCGGCAGGAAGACGTAGCTGGAATTATAGTCGTGCATTCCGGCATCGAAGATCGCGACCACGCGATAGGCGCGGATGCGCGGCATGGTGCCGAAGGGCGTCGCCGCACCGTTGGGCGAGATCAGCGTCAGCTTCGACCCCACGGAAAGCCCGGCCCGTTCCGCCAGGGTCACGCCGACGATGATCGCATCATTGCCCGCGAAATCGTCCAGCGACCCGGCGATGAGGGAATCGCTGATTTCATGCAGGTCGTGCAGCCCGGCGCGGGTCATGCCCCGTACCATCCCGCCCGCGTTGTAGCTGCCGGAATTGAGCAGTACCTGCCCTTCGATCAGCGGTGTGGCGGTGACGACGCCAGGCACCTGCCGCACGGTCGCCGCCAGGTCGTCGTAGTTCTGGATGGTGCGGGTCACGCCGAACAGGCTGAGATCGCCGTTCAGGCCGAGAATCCGCCCCATCAGGTCGGCCTTGAACCCGTTCATCACCGACATGACGATGATCAGCGTGGCCACACCCAGCGCGATGCCGACCAGCGAGAAAATGGCGATGACGGACACGAACCGCTCACCCTTGCGGGCACGCAGGTACCGGCCGGCAACCGCCCGTTCGAACGGACCGAACATCGATCAGCCCCCGAGGATTCGGGCCAGGGCGTCATCCACCGACAGTTCGAACCGCGCGCCGTCGGCGCGGCGCTTCAGTTCCACCTTGCCCTCCTTGGCGCCCCTGGGGCCCACGATGACCTGCCACGGATGGCCCATCAGGTCGGCATCGGCGAACTTCACGCCCGCGCGCTCGCCCCGGTCGTCATACAGGAAGGATTCGGGGGCGGCGGCGTACACCTGTTCGCAGATCGCGTCGCAGGCCGCATCCCCCGTCTTCAGGTTCAGGATCGCGGCGCGGAAGGGGGCCACGCTGTCCGGCCAGATGATGCCGTTATCGTCATGGCTGGCCTCGATGATCGCGGCGACTAGGCGCGACACGCCGATGCCGTACGAGCCCATTTCCGGATAGAGCGGCGCGCCGTCCGGACCGCTGACGGTGATATCCATCGATTCGGTGTATTTGCGGCCGAAATGGAAGATGTGCCCGACTTCGATGCCCCTGCCCTCGCGCCGGCGCTCGGCGGGGACGTCGGCCCAGGCGGCCTCGTCATGCTTTTCGTCGGTCGCGGCATAGAACGAGGTCATGCGGGTGAAGAACGCATCCAGCGATTCGCGGTCGTCGATATCCACCGGGTCGGACAGCCAGTCCTGTTCCTCGAACGCGCCGTCGAAGAACACGCCGCTTTCGCCCGTGGGCGCCAGGATCAGGAATTCGTGGCTCAGTTCGCCACCGATCGGGCCGGTATCGGCCACCATCGGGATGGCCCGGACACCCAGGCGCTGGAAGGTGCGCAGGTAGGCCAGCATCATCCGCCGGTACGAATCGACGGCCGACGCGTAATCGAGGTCGAAGCTGTAGGCGTCCTTCATCAGGAACTCGCGGCCGCGCATCACGCCGAAGCGCGGACGGACCTCGTCACGGAATTTCCACTGGATATGGTACAGGACCTGCGGCAGTTCGCGGTACGACTTGACCACCTGGCCGAACAGGTCGGTGATCATTTCCTCGTTGGTCGGGCCGTACAGCAGTTCGCGCTCGTGCCGGTCCTGGATGCGCAGCATTTCGGGGCCGTAGGCGTCATAGCGGCCCGACCGCTTCCACAGTTCCGCCGACTGGACGGTGGGCATCAGCAGTTCCTGCGCGCCGATCGCGTCCTGTTCCTCGCGCACGATCCGGGCGATGTTCTGCAGCACGCGCCAGCCGGCCGGCAGCCACGCATAAATCCCCGCCGCCGTCTGGCGGATCAGACCGGCCCGCAGCATGAGCCGGTGCGAGATGACCTGCGCCTCGGCAGGATTCTCCTTGAGAGTGGGCAGGAAGCCGCGGGACAGACGCATACCGTTATCAACCTCGGAAAAACCGGCGGACGCCGGGCGGATCGTGAAACAGGAGAAGACGAATACGCCAGAATCCGGGCCGCCGCCACGCCCCACCGGCAGGTATCCGTCCACCCCTACACCCAGGCGTGAAACCCGGCCCGTTCAACAACTGCGTGAGGCAGGTGACAGGCCCGCCGCAGCCTCCTACAGTCCCGCCCGTCTGATCCGGTCGTGACGATACGCCGGGTCTAGGGAAAAAAACGTCCGGGAACGGCAGGAAGGGCGACCGCCTTTCCTGCCGTAATCCTTTAGGGCCCGATCCCTTCAGATATACCCACAAAAGTCGGTCCGGAAACGTGGTCTGGTGAGCGAGAGTGCCGCAAAGCGGCACGCCCGTCGCATGTTTCCGAGCATCGCAGCGGAGCGGCCTTGTGGGCCGTGAGCAGCGAAGCGCAGGAAACGCGCGTCGGATCGCCACCAGAGCGCGTTTACGGACCGACTCAGACGCGGAGGAGGTGGACGTCGACCAGCGGCCGCTTCTGCAGCTTGCGGCCCAGGGCGCGGCGGAGCGCGGTCTTCGCGGCCTCGCGGAAGGTGGTGTCGTCGCGGCGCAGTTCGTCGGGGATTTCGTCCAGGGCGTCACCGAATTCCTCGGTCATGCGCGAGGTTTCCGGGTCCTCGGGGTCCAGCAGGCCCGGCGCGCTGACCTTGGGGTCGCCGATCAGGTAGCCCTCATCATCCACCGCGAAGCTGCCGATGACCATGCCGTTGAACAGCATGCGCCGACGGGCGGCCAGCACCCCGCCATTGATCGGCAGCAGGCGGCCG
This genomic stretch from Gluconacetobacter diazotrophicus PA1 5 harbors:
- a CDS encoding lipoprotein-releasing ABC transporter permease subunit, coding for MFGPFERAVAGRYLRARKGERFVSVIAIFSLVGIALGVATLIIVMSVMNGFKADLMGRILGLNGDLSLFGVTRTIQNYDDLAATVRQVPGVVTATPLIEGQVLLNSGSYNAGGMVRGMTRAGLHDLHEISDSLIAGSLDDFAGNDAIIVGVTLAERAGLSVGSKLTLISPNGAATPFGTMPRIRAYRVVAIFDAGMHDYNSSYVFLPLPAAQIYFEMPAQVTQVQVTTRDATNVQPVRMAIEQAVADPRIRVLDWTQSNNAFFGAVTVEQNVMFLILTLIVLVAAFNVISSLIMMVKDKTGDIAVLRTIGASRGAIMRIFLMCGASVGVTGTVVGTVLGIVFCLNIERIRQGLQSLTGTNLFNPEIYYLEHLPAKLVWSQVSEVIVMALVLSLLATLYPSWRAARTDPVEALRHE
- a CDS encoding ABC transporter ATP-binding protein, whose protein sequence is MSETVNEAGRDPLVLSDVWRTFHSGDERLDVLQGADLTLRAGEIVALVAPSGTGKSTLLHLAGLLESPDRGQVLVGGQDAGRLDDSGRTAIRRRRIGFVYQFHHLLAEFTARENVVLPQLIAGVARADARARADALLGSFGLAHRLDHLPGRLSGGEKQRVAIARALANRPGILLADEPTGNLDVHTSDAVFDELLRMVRGEGVAALIATHNEALAARMDRVVTLRDGRLVDVAPVA
- the dnaE gene encoding DNA polymerase III subunit alpha gives rise to the protein MPHADFVHLRVHSAYSLSQGAIRIPEIASLAQDMRMPAVAITDTGNLFGALEFSQYCSGKGVQPIIGCQVGLPPRNDKPGAPAEPVVLLAQDETGLMNLQYLSSQGFLTGDTAEPTVTLDVLCERAEGLILLTGGTRGPLFRMLADGQQDEVAQWLERLHAAFGDRLAVELHRHGLPVEKAVEPGMIALADRMGLPLVATNECFFPRPEMYEAHDALLCIAQGRTMAERDRWRVTPEHWFKPPAMMRDLFADLPEACDNTLAIARRCAVRVETRKPLLPVCPKVQPGATEEQTLRAMAEDGLARRLARMDMDDATRQVYRDRLTFELDIIAKMGFPGYFMIVADFIQWAKAHDIPVGPGRGSGAGSLAAWALTITDIDPIPFNLLFERFLNPERVSMPDFDIDFCQDRRDEVIRYVRGEYGPDRVAQIITFGKLQARAAVRDVGRVLGLPFGMVNKVAELIPNNPAKPVTLKQAIDGEPRLQEMRDTDEAIRRLMEIALQLEGLYRHASTHAAGVVIGDRQLVELVPLYRDPKSDMLVTQYNMKFVEQAGLVKFDFLGLTTLTILQRACQFLKGLDVTVDLTTLPLDDAPTYEMLARGDTGGVFQFEGAGMRDVLKQMRPTRLEDLIAAVALYRPGPMANIPDYCRRKHGEAWEPPHEEIRSILEETYGIMVYQEQVMQIAQKMAGYSLGGADLLRRAMGKKIRAEMDKQREIFTEGAVGRGIDPEKAAEVFDLMAKFADYGFNKSHAAAYALVSYQTAWMKANHPVPFLAACMSLAREKTDKLAALRQEAERLGIPVLPPDINASGPDFTVERLADGRLGIRYALAAVKKVGFAAMEALVASRGDRPFADLSDLAARVDPRQLNKMQIENLAKAGAFDTVVPNRALVAAAAETVLRRANTKAQEAASGQIGLFGGGGPTPAPEPLRLPDVTDWPEFERLGMEAEAIGFHLTAHPLDSYGLLLRRLGAVRATALEAAAQAGLTRVKIAGCVVDRKERPTRTGSKMAWVRLSDSSGGCEVTLFSEVLSRTRDILTAGTAVLVTADLRLDGEALRITGSDVVALEQAAADAAAELRIWFDREDAITPIHAILSEEKGGRGKVILLPSVAETRDVEVRLGGAYRVTPRMAQMIKAVAGVARVEQG
- the proS gene encoding proline--tRNA ligase codes for the protein MRLSRGFLPTLKENPAEAQVISHRLMLRAGLIRQTAAGIYAWLPAGWRVLQNIARIVREEQDAIGAQELLMPTVQSAELWKRSGRYDAYGPEMLRIQDRHERELLYGPTNEEMITDLFGQVVKSYRELPQVLYHIQWKFRDEVRPRFGVMRGREFLMKDAYSFDLDYASAVDSYRRMMLAYLRTFQRLGVRAIPMVADTGPIGGELSHEFLILAPTGESGVFFDGAFEEQDWLSDPVDIDDRESLDAFFTRMTSFYAATDEKHDEAAWADVPAERRREGRGIEVGHIFHFGRKYTESMDITVSGPDGAPLYPEMGSYGIGVSRLVAAIIEASHDDNGIIWPDSVAPFRAAILNLKTGDAACDAICEQVYAAAPESFLYDDRGERAGVKFADADLMGHPWQVIVGPRGAKEGKVELKRRADGARFELSVDDALARILGG